Within the Herbaspirillum sp. RTI4 genome, the region ATCGATCCGGGTACGGCCGGCAAAAGCGGCGTCGTAAGTAATGAGCGGATAAGTCGCAATTTCTTCCAGCGACAGGTTTTTGGAGCGCAGCAAGGGATGGTCGGGCGGCGTCACGACCACATGCTCCCACTGATAACAAGGCAGCGAAATCAAGCCGTCCACCTCACCCAGCGATTCGGTGGCAATCGCCAGATCGGCCTGATCGTTACGTACCATCTCCATGATTTGCTTGGGATTGCCTTGCAGCAAGGACAGGCGCACCTTAGGAAATTTCTGGGTAAATGCCTGCACGACCTTGGGCAGGGAATAGCGCGCCTGGGTGTGCGTGGTGGCAATGGTCAGGCTACCGCTGTCGTGCGCGGCGAACTCCATGCCGATGCGCTTGAGGCCTTCGACTTCCAGCAAAATCGCTTCCACCGAATGCAACACCGCCCGCCCCGGCTCGGTCAGGCCGCGTATGCGTTTGCCGTGACGGGTGAAAATGTCCACGCCTAGCTCTTCTTCCAGTTCAATAATCGCCTTGGAAACACCAGGTTGCGAGGTGTACAGCGCTTTGGCGGCTTCGGTCAGGTTGAAATTTTGCCTGACAGCTTCCCTGACAAAGCGGAATTGATGGA harbors:
- a CDS encoding CysB family HTH-type transcriptional regulator, whose product is MNLHQFRFVREAVRQNFNLTEAAKALYTSQPGVSKAIIELEEELGVDIFTRHGKRIRGLTEPGRAVLHSVEAILLEVEGLKRIGMEFAAHDSGSLTIATTHTQARYSLPKVVQAFTQKFPKVRLSLLQGNPKQIMEMVRNDQADLAIATESLGEVDGLISLPCYQWEHVVVTPPDHPLLRSKNLSLEEIATYPLITYDAAFAGRTRIDHAFALRDLKPDIVLEAIDADVIKTYVELGMGIGIIAGMAFDAERDKGLRSLPAGHLFGTNVSRLALKQGAYLRSYVYTFIELMAPTLNRKLIGQVMDGEKDLYEL